A genomic segment from Acipenser ruthenus chromosome 5, fAciRut3.2 maternal haplotype, whole genome shotgun sequence encodes:
- the LOC117403131 gene encoding microtubule-associated proteins 1A/1B light chain 3C-like, with product MPPLDKHHHSKPFKQRKSLATRMEEVAGIRTKFPTKIPVIVERYQREKYLPPLDKTKFLVPQELSMTQFITIIRNRMCLLPSQAFYLLVNNNSLASMSQTLAEVYKDHKDEDGFLYMTYASQEMFGSHVDHWKPLKTH from the exons ATGCCTCCACTGGATAAACACCACCACTCTAAACCCTTTAAACAAAGGAAAAGCCTAG CTACCAGAATGGAAGAGGTTGCCGGGATTCGGACCAAATTTCCAACTAAAATTCCG GTAATCGTAGAACGGTATCAAAGAGAAAAATACCTCCCTCCTTTGGACAAGACGAAATTTCTGGTCCCCCAAGAGCTTTCAATGACTCAGTTTATCACTATTATTAG AAACCGAATGTGTCTTCTGCCAAGTCAAGCATTTTACCTGCTGGTTAACAATAACAGTTTGGCCAGCATGTCCCAGACCTTGGCAGAAGTGTACAAGGATCACAAAGATGAAGATGGCTTTCTCTATATGACTTACGCATCCCAGGAAATGTTTGGATCTCACGTTGACCATTGGAAGCCTCTGAAAACCCATTAG
- the LOC117403092 gene encoding interferon-induced, double-stranded RNA-activated protein kinase-like isoform X4, with protein sequence MIRGQSNTSSDTTSGRRESCTSPSVPSNQINCVSWLNEYCQRKQLSIQLVKNSHMGPAGLPHFSCQYNIGNREYPEGIRNSKKEAKKEAARLAYEQLQLEENVQTPNKSQNDSNSGLDSSLDYSSSSATPVFENQTNGTSTPQQAQYESSSRQSSIKSHCGNSESQRTGNDDYIVFKDSSSSKKENPVALIKVSPRGTRLKNRKVNLAPDFRNDFKSTPNKNDQENMVANLNMERPSGKDVDEKTNFYNPQNPRFLLEFEEITSLGKGGFGSVYKARNKLDKNMYAVKCVKYEKKAEREVAVLARLEHDNIVRYSTSWFEELPGKLLETSESYSSSSSDPSALHKYLLIQMKLYEKGTLKNWIDDKNHLKTTRSKTDALKIFTQMVDGVEYIHSNNLIHRDLKPRNIFLSEDDKIKIGDFGLATEIINENDGNSLQRTKRTGTVSYMSPEQENQNKYENEVDIYSLGLIWFELLWRFKTESEKFHMWSKIRGREFPEEFRTQYSTEFRLIKKMLSETPKDRPKASKIAERLDRYFKKETEHKETKTV encoded by the exons ACAAGTGGCAGAAGAGAATCATGCACATCACCATCTGTACCTTCGAACCAGATCAACTGCGTAAGCTGGCTTAATGAATATTGCCAACGAAAACAACTGTCAATCCAACTAGTTAAGAACAGTCATATGGGACCTGCTGGTTTACCTCA TTTTTCCTGCCAATATAACATTGGGAACAGAGAATATCCTGAGGGAATAAGGAACAGTAAGAAAGAGGCCAAAAAAGAAGCTGCAAGGCTTGCTTATGAACAATTGCAGCTTGAGGAAAATGTACAG ACTCCAAACAAAAGCCAGAATGACAGTAATTCAGGACTTGATTCTAGCTTGGATTATTCATCATCAAG tgCTACACCAGTTTTTGAAAATCAAACAAATGGTACAAGTACACCACAACAG GCCCAGTATGAAAGTTCCAGCAGACAGTCTTCAATTAAAAG TCATTGTGGAAACTCTGAATCTCAAAGGACAGGGAATGATGATTATATTGTATTCAAAGACAGTTCTTCCAGCAAGAAAGAAAATCCTGTTGCCTTAATAAAAGTG AGTCCTCGAGGTACCAGATTAAAAAATAG aaaagTAAACTTGGCTCCTGATTTCAGAAATGACTTCAAGTCTACACCAAACAAGAATGATCAG GAAAATATGGTAGCCAATTTAAATATGGAGAGACCCTCGGGCAAGGATGTCGATGAGAAAACAAACTTTTATAACCCACAGAACCCAAG ATTTCTACTGGAATTTGAAGAAATAACCAGCCTGGGTAAAGGTGGCTTTGGGAGTGTTTACAAGGCGAGAAATAAACTTGACAAAAACATGTATGCTGTGAAGTGTGTGAAGTATGAAAA AAAGGCTGAGCGTGAAGTTGCAGTATTGGCACGACTTGAGCATGACAACATTGTACGCTATTCTACTTCATGGTTTGAAGAGTTACCAGGAAAACTGCTGGAAACATCTGAAAGCTACAGCAGCTCAAG CTCGGACCCCAGTGCTTTACATAAATACCTCTTAATCCAGATGAAACTATATGAAAAGGGAACATTGAAAAACTGGATTGATGATAAAAATCACTTAAAGACAACAAGAAGCAAAACTGatgctttgaaaatatttacACAGATGGTCGATGGAGTTGAATATATTCATTCAAATAATCTGATTCATCGAGATTTAAAG cCTAGAAATATCTTTTTAAGTGAggatgataaaataaaaataggggATTTTGGACTTGCGACTGAAATAATCAATGAAAACGATGGCAACTCACTCCAAAGGACTAAGCGCACAGGAACCGTGTCATATATGAGTCCTGAACAG gaaAACCAGAACAAATATGAAAATGAAGTGGACATTTATTCCCTAGGATTAATTTGGTTTGAACTTCTTTGGCGGTTTAAAACAGAAAGTGAAAAGTTCCAT ATGTGGAGCAAAATAAGGGGTCGGGAGTTTCCTGAAGAGTTtcgcacacagtacagtactgag TTCAGATTAATAAAAAAGATGCTGTCTGAAACACCAAAGGACAGACCAAAAGCTTCGAAGATTGCAGAACGTTTGGATAGGTATTTCAAAAAGGAGACTGAACACAAAGAGACAAAGACAGTATAA